In Emcibacteraceae bacterium, a single window of DNA contains:
- a CDS encoding GDP-mannose 4,6-dehydratase produces the protein MKYNEITEKLSASPKKWLVTGVAGFIGSNLLETLLGLGQTVVGLDNFSTGHQHNLDAVEKIVGKDNWSRFTFIKGDIRDYETCVSAVKNIDYVLHQAALGSVPRSIADPINTNASNITGFLNMLNAAKEEAVTSFIYAASSSTYGDHPDLPKVEEKIGNPLSPYAVTKLVNELYADVFYRTYGFKSVGLRYFNVFGPRQDPEGAYAAVIPKWVSAVKSGNTVYINGDGETSRDFCYIDNVVQINILAATCETLGKNEVYNVAVGGQTSLNQLIELIKENLRQNSFTDIVYRDFRTGDVRHSKASIEKAKSQLGYDPQYDMRSGLRKLLS, from the coding sequence ATGAAATATAACGAAATAACAGAAAAATTATCTGCTTCCCCAAAAAAATGGCTGGTAACCGGAGTCGCCGGTTTTATAGGATCAAATTTACTTGAAACTTTGCTTGGGCTTGGACAGACTGTAGTCGGTCTTGATAATTTTTCAACTGGACATCAACATAATCTTGATGCTGTGGAAAAAATTGTTGGTAAAGATAACTGGTCGCGTTTTACTTTTATAAAAGGGGACATCCGCGATTATGAAACATGTGTTTCAGCCGTGAAAAATATTGATTATGTGTTGCATCAGGCAGCCCTTGGTTCGGTGCCAAGGTCAATTGCTGACCCAATAAATACGAATGCATCCAATATTACCGGTTTTTTAAATATGCTGAATGCCGCCAAGGAAGAAGCCGTTACCAGCTTTATTTATGCCGCTTCAAGTTCAACATATGGTGATCATCCTGACCTTCCAAAAGTGGAAGAAAAAATAGGCAATCCCCTTTCTCCCTATGCAGTAACAAAGCTTGTGAATGAACTTTATGCGGATGTATTTTATCGTACCTATGGCTTTAAGTCCGTCGGTCTGCGTTATTTTAATGTTTTTGGACCACGTCAGGATCCAGAAGGGGCGTATGCTGCTGTCATTCCTAAATGGGTATCTGCTGTCAAATCCGGCAATACCGTATATATAAATGGCGACGGTGAAACGAGCCGGGATTTCTGTTACATTGATAACGTTGTACAGATTAACATACTAGCTGCAACCTGTGAGACACTCGGCAAAAATGAAGTTTATAATGTTGCCGTAGGGGGTCAAACGTCCCTTAATCAGCTTATTGAACTGATCAAAGAAAATTTGCGTCAAAATTCATTTACCGATATTGTTTACAGGGATTTCAGAACAGGTGATGTACGTCATTCAAAAGCCTCAATTGAAAAAGCAAAAAGCCAGCTAGGATATGATCCACAATATGATATGCGAAGCGGCTTACGTAAACTACTCTCATAG